The Methanobrevibacter sp. genome segment TACTGCATTGGATATACTCAGTGAATGTAAAGATGATATTATACCGGCATTCAAGTTACGCCGGAGTAAGACTAATAAATATTTCATTACATTTTGCAGTCCTGAGGCAGTGAATGAAATCATTAATTATCTGCGGATAAGGGATAAGCGAAATAAAAGATACCATCGACCATTGCTGAAACCATCAGACAAACTGTTTCAGATTAGTAACAGTCATTTTGATGTGAAGTTCAATGATTTAAATAATGCACTTGGACTTGGTAAAGCAGGAACTTTTAATCGGTTCCGTGGTCATATGCTCAGGAAGTTTCATGCATCGCAGTTGGAAAAATATGGTATGTCAAGGTATCTTGTTAATGTTTTGCAAGGTAAGTCAAATGGGAGTGTTGATGATGTATATTTCTTTGAAGATGAGGATACTTTAAGGAATGAGTATGTTAAAGCATTAGAAGGTGTGCTTATTCTAACTGATGTCCGTGAGATTGATGTTTATTCAGATGAGTATTTGCTTATTAAGCAAGAGAATATTGAGTTGAAAGAACGCTTTGATAAGATGCAGAAAGACATTGATGCGATTAAAGAGTGGTATATTTTTGATGATTAATACTTTCCAAATGCTCTCTCGCATTCAGGTTTTATATTCCTGGTGTTGAATATTATATTATATGGTGGGTGATAAATTTTATAAAAAAAAGGGTATGTAAAAAAGAAAAAAAACTATTATAAAAAAATAGTTATATGTTTCTTTTTTAGAGCTGACAAAACATGTAATATCTTTTATAGTTGTTTTTTTCAAATTACATAATCCTTTCCAGATTATTAAATGTGAATATAGGTAGAATAATTTAAAAAAAGAGTAATTATATTACAGTGCGACCAAACAATGAAAATACAAATAAACCTTTTGCAAATATATTTTAACCCAATTCATAATAATAACCTTGTTAGTATTTTTAGGTTATTGTTTGTTATATAGTTTACTGTTTATTGTATTGTTTAACATAATCTGTTAGTAACTCTTTGATTATTTCAGACATGTTGGTGTCATTTTGTATTGCAATTATTTGCAGCTCTTTTTTTAGTTCCGTTGGAACTCTTATTGTTATTTTATCTATGTCACTCATAAGTAATCACTTCCATATATTAATATTTGTATATTAGTATATTTAAATGGTATTACTATGTGAATATTCCAATATTCGAATAGTTAAATATATATACAGTAAATACAAAAATAATAATTAGATTAATATAACTCAAACGAGAAATATTAATCATAACAACCTAAAATTTTTAGGGAGTGCGACCAATTATGAAAAAGATAAACTACAAAGGTCAAAGTGGTTACTTTATCACACAAGACCAGAAAAAACAACTGGATAGGATACTCAAACCTAAAATCCAGAAAAAAGATTGAGGAGACCCGTATCATGAGTGATGACTGGTATTATAGTGCTCCTCCGGAACCTCCTATTGTATATACTCCTGATGAATTCATTGAGGGAACAATAGAAGCACATTTAGATGAATTAGACTACGAAAAAACCTCAATATCTACACTTATGGATATTGAGGATTTAGAATTTAAAGAGCTGATAAAACATGACACAAGTTGCAAAAAACAGCAACTCATTTAAAGAAAACTATCATGGCATACTTGATCATGATGGCTGCATAAGAGTTGCAAAAGGAAATACTAAACACCGTATTATTCATGTTAATCCTGATAATGATACTGTGTTAGTATATAGTAATCGTAAAAGAAAAGGATTTGTTGCACATGTGCATAAAG includes the following:
- a CDS encoding ribbon-helix-helix domain-containing protein encodes the protein MSDIDKITIRVPTELKKELQIIAIQNDTNMSEIIKELLTDYVKQYNKQ
- a CDS encoding tyrosine-type recombinase/integrase; the protein is MTSNEYYLQEYITTRGLGKKTEKSMRYMLNHYSTFQGLSLHELILEADTEEDNGIRWKRRKLKHRLINYMIYCKDNMKLSSAKSYVKAVKGFYSHHEIEIGKLPAWNLKNANVSEPITADDLPTRQIIRDAVELSEPKMRALILFLVSTGMSRVDCLSLSIQDFITATYPYHQSDDMNTALDILSECKDDIIPAFKLRRSKTNKYFITFCSPEAVNEIINYLRIRDKRNKRYHRPLLKPSDKLFQISNSHFDVKFNDLNNALGLGKAGTFNRFRGHMLRKFHASQLEKYGMSRYLVNVLQGKSNGSVDDVYFFEDEDTLRNEYVKALEGVLILTDVREIDVYSDEYLLIKQENIELKERFDKMQKDIDAIKEWYIFDD